The Pyricularia oryzae 70-15 chromosome 5, whole genome shotgun sequence genome includes a region encoding these proteins:
- a CDS encoding alpha-1,2-mannosidase subfamily has protein sequence MAPSGKNSTGSSAPISLRSSPRRVRLLLTLTASLCVLYFFLLPSDPQSFQGIDNKRYPASSRESGNSHPTGAFADGEILKFVDPLIGTVNGGHVFPGATLPYGMVKAVADTNSHAENAAGFVSDDSRVTGFSHLHDSGTGGNPSLGNFPLWIHPGCPGDDFTKCSFPASSRGVGRVNGSARATPGYFSIELENSVRAEMTTTERAALYRFSFPDGGIGGSKRWSITPDGKRVAVPFSPLILLDMVDLGNSRTGGGTQVYADEGSSAARMVGDGKFLPSFGTGNYRAYVCADVRGAKIRRYGTFQGPDSAEEPKFIDSIYSGGSAGSWVQFDPPTAGGAIVARVGVSFMSVDQACANAEAEIPTFDFDGTFRAAQDSWREKLSVVEVDATGVGEDMQTTFWSGLYRSLISPQNYTGENPLWDSSEPYYDSFYCIWDSFRAQHPLLTIIDPIAQTEMVRALLDIYRNVGKLPDCRMSFSKGFSQGGSNADVVIVDAYVKKLREDIDWATAYEAVVSDAEDEPQSWGVEGRGNLESYHRLGYIPVDDVDKNGTGPSSRQISRLVEYAYEDFCISLLAKALGHSEDAEKYHKRGGNWKNIWREEQADIMREVHAGELTLSPFTGFMQPKTLDGSWKYHNVRLCSPKTAFHSCYFDTRHSTYEGSSWLYSFFVPQDMAELIQRMGGPQTFVKRLEYWHEEVAYMGNEQAFLPVFQFHYGGRPDLSSYWAHRYIPSQFNASINGIPGNDDSSMGAFAAMVFMGFFPVAGQDVYLITPPFFREVRIQATGPEAKRAGRKAIIRVRNFDPTYEKKYIESATLNGQAYTKNWITHDFFREGGLLELTVSQRPVSTWGTGKDDLPPSYPVGERDDITDPSLIPRTEVPAKGGQSLPHQEH, from the exons ATGGCGCCGTCCGGCAAGAACAGCACCGGTAGCTCAGCTCCGATAAGTCTGAGAAGCTCACCTCGCCGGGTCCGCCTGCTGCTGACGCTGACCGCCTCCCTCTGCGttctttacttttttctcctGCCTTCCGACCCTCAAAGCTTTCAGGGCATCGACAACAAGCGATACCCTGCCTCCTCGCGCGAGAGCGGCAACAGCCATCCCACTGGGGCTTTTGCTGATGGTGAAATTCTCAAGTTTGTCGACCCCTTGATCGGGACTGTTAACGGCG GCCATGTCTTCCCTGGGGCCACTCTCCCCTACGGCATGGTCAAGGCTGTGGCCGACACGAATAGCCACGCAGAAAATGCAGCAGGATTCGTGAGCGACGACAGCAGAGTCACTGGGTTTTCG CACCTTCACGACTCAGGCACAGGAGGAAACCCTTCGCTGGGCAACTTCCCCCTGTGGATCCATCCAGGCTGTCCCGGCGACGACTTCACCAAGTGCAGCTTTCCCGCGAGCAGCCGCGGCGTGGGCCGCGTCAACGGCTCGGCCCGCGCCACGCCCGGCTACTTCTCCATCGAGCTGGAGAACTCGGTCCGGGCCGAGATGACGACCACGGAGCGCGCGGCTCTGTACCGCTTCTCGTTTCCGGAcggcggcatcggcggcaGTAAGCGCTGGTCGATCACGCCAGATGGCAAGCGCGTCGCCGTGCCCTTCAGCCcgctcatcctcctcgacaTGGTCGACCTGGGCAACAGCCGCACCGGGGGCGGCACGCAGGTGTACGCGGATGAGGGCTCGTCGGCGGCGCGCATGGTCGGCGACGGCAAGTTCTTGCCGTCGTTTGGCACCGGCAACTACCGCGCCTACGTGTGCGCCGACGTGCGCGGGGCCAAGATCCGGAGGTACGGCACCTTCCAAGGCCCTGATTCGGCCGAGGAGCCCAAATTTATCGACTCGATATACTCGGGAGGCTCGGCCGGCTCGTGGGTGCAGTTCGATCCGCCTACTGCCGGAGGGGCGATTGTTGCGCGCGTCGGCGTGTCCTTCATGTCGGTCGACCAGGCGTGCGCAAACGCCGAGGCTGAGATACCGACCTTTGATTTCGACGGGACCTTTCGCGCGGCGCAGGACTCGTGGCGGGAGAAGCTCTCCGTCGTCGAGGTGGACGCGACCGGGGTGGGCGAGGACATGCAGACGACTTTTTGGTCTGGTCTGTACCGCAGCCTGATCTCGCCGCAGAACTACACGGGCGAGAACCCGCTGTGGGACAGCTCCGAGCCTTACTATGACTCTTTTTATTGCATATGGGACTCGTTCCGAGCACAGCACCCGTTGCTGACCATCATCGATCCGATCGCGCAGACGGAAATGGTGCGCGCACTGCTGGACATTTACCGGAACGTGGGAAAGCTGCCCGACTGCCGCATGAGCTTTTCCAAGGGTTTCAGCCAGGGCGGCTCCAATGCCGATGTAGTCATCGTCGATGCATATGTCAAAAAGCTCCGCGAAGACATTGACTGGGCCACAGCTTACGAAGCCGTTGTCTCCGacgccgaggacgagcctcAGTCGTGGGGCGTCGAGGGCCGCGGGAACCTGGAGTCGTACCACCGGCTAGGCTACATACCAGTGGACGACGTCGACAAGAACGGCACCGGGCCGTCCAGCAGGCAGATCTCGCGGCTGGTCGAGTACGCATACGAAGACTTTTGCATTTCACTCCTAGCCAAGGCCCTCGGCCACAGCGAAGACGCAGAAAAGTACCACAAGCGCGGCGGGAACTGGAAGAACATTTGGCGTGAGGAGCAGGCCGACATCATGCGTGAGGTGCATGCGGGCGAACTAACCCTCAGCCCCTTCACGGGCTTCATGCAGCCCAAGACGCTCGACGGCTCGTGGAAGTACCACAACGTGCGGCTGTGCAGCCCCAAGACGGCCTTTCACTCATGCTACTTTGACACGCGCCATTCGACCTACGAGGGCAGCTCGTGGCTGTACAGCTTCTTCGTGCCGCAGGACATGGCCGAGCTGATTCAGCGCATGGGCGGGCCCCAGACCTTTGTCAAGCGTCTCGAGTACTGGCACGAGGAGGTGGCGTACATGGGCAACGAGCAGGCCTTCCTGCCCGTGTTCCAGTTCCACTACGGCGGCCGGCCCGACCTGAGCTCGTACTGGGCCCATCGCTACATCCCGAGCCAGTTCAACGCGAGTATTAACGGCATCCCTGGCAACGACGACAGCTCCATGGGTGCCTTTGCTGCCATGGTTTTTATGGGCTTCTTCCCCGTCGCCGGGCAAGACGTCTACCTGATCACACCCCCTTTCTTCCGCGAGGTGAGGATCCAGGCGACCGGCCCCGAGGCCAAGCGGGCCGGGCGCAAAGCGATTATTCGGGTCCGCAACTTCGACCCGACGTATGAGAAGAAATACATTGAGAGTGCGACCCTGAATGGGCAGGCTTATACCAAAAATTGGATCACGCACGACTTCTTTCGTGAAGGAGGTTTGCTGGAGCTTACGGTGAGCCAGAGGCCGGTGAGTACTTGGGGAACGGGCAAAGACGACTTGCCGCCCAGTTATCCCGTGGGTGAGCGTGATGATATCACCGACCCTTCGCTGATACCGAGGACGGAGGTTCCTGCTAAAGGAGGACAATCTTTGCCACATCAAGAACATTAG